In Chromobacterium rhizoryzae, one genomic interval encodes:
- a CDS encoding DnaJ domain-containing protein, producing the protein MRLIALLLFALLAYWLIRRALSPARPDAPPSGAVSETERACQVLQVAWPCSAEELKAAYRARMAEYHPDKVSALGLELRELAERKSKDINAAYQRLLPLCADRR; encoded by the coding sequence ATGCGATTGATTGCGCTGCTGTTGTTTGCCCTGCTGGCCTACTGGCTGATCCGCCGGGCGCTGAGCCCGGCGCGGCCGGATGCCCCGCCGTCCGGCGCCGTCTCCGAGACCGAGCGCGCCTGCCAGGTGCTGCAAGTCGCCTGGCCCTGCTCCGCGGAAGAACTGAAAGCCGCTTACCGGGCGCGGATGGCGGAATACCATCCGGACAAGGTCAGCGCTCTGGGCCTGGAGCTGCGCGAACTGGCGGAACGCAAGAGCAAGGACATCAACGCCGCCTATCAGCGGCTGCTGCCGCTGTGCGCCGACCGGCGCTAA
- a CDS encoding alkaline phosphatase, protein MRILSLTLAVTAAIGLAACGSSGGTASGSANNNQGLRPAAKNVIFFLGDGMGINTTTAARIYSVGEDGELTMDTLPESGFVKTFSNDAQVTDSAPSMSAYMTGVKMNNEVISMSTDTQAKSPTTDFTSNCGSGNGQPVSTLLELAKAGGKATGVVTTTRVTHATPAATYSHVCHRDAESDIAAQLVPGGALFNAKLQDGVDVVFGGGRQFFLPKAAGGKRADGRDLVAELKAKGYGYAADKTGFNALDPAKTTRAVGLFTSSHMSYDLDRDASKEPSLAEMTAKAISMLADRKDKQGFFLMVEGGRIDHALHETTAKKALQDTVAFDQAIKTAIDTMKQRDPDLKNTLIVVTADHDHTLVLNGYAQRTGKTTAGNPGVLGLVKNYSNGSLATDADGMPYSIIGFGNGENRVNGNRNAAAALTDAVVSANDYHQEAAVRMPAGGETHGGTDVYIGAIGQGSDAFHGFLENIDVFGLVKKAAAL, encoded by the coding sequence ATGCGCATCCTCAGCCTGACCCTGGCCGTGACGGCCGCCATCGGCCTGGCCGCCTGCGGCAGCAGCGGCGGCACCGCCAGCGGCTCCGCCAACAACAACCAGGGCCTCCGTCCCGCCGCCAAGAACGTGATCTTCTTCCTGGGCGACGGCATGGGCATCAACACCACCACCGCCGCCCGCATTTACTCCGTGGGCGAAGACGGCGAGCTGACCATGGACACGCTGCCGGAGAGCGGCTTTGTCAAAACCTTCTCCAACGACGCCCAAGTCACCGACAGCGCGCCGTCCATGTCCGCCTACATGACCGGCGTGAAGATGAACAACGAAGTCATCTCCATGTCCACCGACACCCAGGCCAAATCCCCCACCACGGACTTCACCTCCAACTGCGGCAGCGGCAACGGCCAGCCGGTCAGCACCCTGCTGGAGCTGGCCAAGGCCGGCGGCAAGGCCACCGGCGTGGTCACCACCACCCGCGTCACCCACGCCACCCCGGCCGCCACTTACTCCCACGTTTGCCACCGCGACGCCGAATCCGACATCGCCGCCCAATTGGTGCCGGGCGGCGCGCTCTTCAACGCCAAACTGCAAGACGGCGTGGACGTGGTGTTTGGCGGCGGCCGCCAGTTCTTCCTGCCCAAGGCCGCCGGCGGCAAGCGCGCCGACGGCCGCGATCTGGTGGCGGAGCTCAAAGCCAAGGGCTACGGCTACGCCGCGGACAAAACCGGCTTCAACGCGCTGGACCCGGCCAAGACCACCCGCGCCGTGGGCCTGTTCACCAGCAGCCACATGAGCTACGACCTGGACCGCGACGCCTCCAAGGAACCCAGCCTGGCCGAGATGACAGCCAAGGCCATCTCCATGCTGGCGGACCGCAAGGACAAGCAAGGCTTCTTCCTGATGGTGGAAGGCGGCCGCATCGACCACGCGCTGCATGAAACCACCGCCAAGAAAGCGCTGCAGGACACCGTGGCCTTCGATCAGGCGATCAAGACCGCCATCGACACGATGAAACAGCGCGATCCGGACCTGAAAAACACCCTGATCGTGGTGACCGCGGACCATGACCACACCCTGGTGCTCAACGGCTACGCCCAGCGCACCGGCAAGACCACGGCCGGCAACCCCGGCGTGCTGGGCCTGGTGAAGAACTACAGCAACGGCAGCCTGGCCACCGACGCCGACGGCATGCCCTATTCCATCATCGGTTTCGGCAACGGCGAAAACCGCGTCAACGGCAACCGCAACGCCGCCGCCGCGCTGACCGACGCCGTGGTGTCCGCCAACGACTACCACCAGGAAGCGGCGGTGCGCATGCCGGCCGGCGGCGAAACCCACGGCGGCACCGATGTCTACATCGGCGCCATCGGCCAGGGTTCGGACGCCTTCCACGGCTTCCTGGAAAACATCGACGTGTTTGGCCTGGTGAAGAAAGCGGCCGCGCTCTGA
- a CDS encoding GNAT family N-acetyltransferase produces the protein MANVEWKGLIIRRASAADAPAVLEIFDEIIAWFVAMGNAEQWGSEPWSSQPRQVERVVEACSLPGAWVAEEEGGTVLAALVLGEAMPYAPAATEPEIYVRLLVASRRSGARGVGRRLMAFADEQARLAGVKRLRVDCYGGGTGALARFYESCGYERIAAFDVDGWPCQLLERVHAPAS, from the coding sequence ATGGCGAATGTGGAGTGGAAGGGGCTGATCATCCGCCGCGCGAGCGCGGCCGACGCGCCCGCGGTATTGGAAATTTTCGATGAAATCATCGCCTGGTTCGTCGCCATGGGCAACGCGGAGCAATGGGGAAGCGAGCCGTGGTCAAGCCAGCCGCGACAAGTGGAGCGGGTGGTCGAGGCGTGCTCGCTGCCGGGAGCGTGGGTGGCGGAGGAGGAAGGCGGCACCGTGTTGGCCGCCCTGGTGCTGGGGGAGGCCATGCCCTATGCGCCGGCCGCGACGGAGCCCGAAATCTACGTGCGCTTGCTGGTCGCCTCCCGCCGCTCCGGCGCGCGGGGCGTCGGCCGGCGTTTGATGGCTTTCGCGGACGAACAGGCGAGGCTGGCCGGCGTCAAGCGCTTGCGCGTGGATTGCTATGGCGGGGGCACGGGGGCCCTGGCGCGTTTTTACGAGTCCTGCGGTTATGAGCGCATCGCCGCATTCGATGTGGACGGCTGGCCCTGCCAGCTGCTGGAGCGCGTTCACGCTCCCGCGAGCTAG
- a CDS encoding alkaline phosphatase has product MKPMMKPLLSVAALAAALHALPAQAAGEAKNVIFFLGDGMGPTTVTASRIYKYGEAGKLNMEQLARTARVKTFSNDAQTTDSAPSMSAYMTGVKMNNEVISMSADTRAIDPNSNGTGNCGSSNGQPATTLLELAKAKGKAIGAVTTTRVTHATPAATYSHVCHRDAESDIAAQAAPGGAGYNAKLGAGLDVLMGGGGKFFLPTASGGKRPDGRNLLTEMQAKGYTLVSSGSELAAFNPQSGNKLLGIFNKDHMDYELDRVKNSLNQPSLADMTAKAIDTLARNGNGYVLMVEGGRIDHALHGTNAKRALEDTIAFDNAIKTALAKVDLNNTLIVVTADHDHTMTINGYAKRGNPIHDIVRGYADGKESKDADGATYTALVFGNGPNRKASRVSVDSATAMGDDYQQETGIRLSSETHGGGDVMLMSGGAGSKGFKGVMDNTKVFGLVKSALGL; this is encoded by the coding sequence ATGAAACCGATGATGAAACCGCTGCTCAGCGTCGCCGCGCTGGCCGCCGCCCTGCACGCGCTGCCGGCCCAGGCCGCGGGCGAAGCCAAGAACGTGATCTTCTTCCTGGGCGACGGCATGGGCCCCACCACCGTCACCGCCTCGCGCATCTACAAATACGGCGAAGCCGGCAAGCTGAACATGGAACAGCTGGCCCGCACCGCCCGCGTCAAGACCTTCTCCAACGACGCGCAAACCACCGACAGCGCGCCGTCCATGTCCGCCTATATGACCGGCGTGAAGATGAACAACGAAGTCATCTCCATGTCCGCCGACACCCGCGCCATCGACCCCAATAGCAACGGCACCGGCAATTGCGGCAGCAGCAACGGCCAGCCGGCGACCACCCTGCTGGAACTGGCCAAGGCCAAGGGCAAGGCCATCGGCGCGGTGACCACCACCCGCGTCACCCACGCCACCCCGGCCGCCACTTACTCCCACGTCTGCCACCGCGACGCCGAATCCGACATCGCCGCCCAGGCGGCGCCGGGCGGCGCCGGCTACAACGCCAAGCTGGGCGCCGGCCTGGACGTGCTGATGGGCGGCGGCGGCAAATTCTTCCTGCCCACCGCCTCCGGCGGCAAGCGCCCGGACGGCCGCAATCTGCTGACCGAAATGCAGGCCAAGGGCTACACCCTGGTGAGCAGCGGCAGCGAGCTGGCCGCCTTCAACCCGCAGTCCGGCAACAAACTGCTGGGCATCTTCAACAAGGACCACATGGACTATGAGCTGGACCGGGTGAAGAACAGCCTGAACCAGCCCAGCCTGGCCGACATGACCGCCAAGGCCATCGACACCCTGGCCCGCAACGGCAACGGCTATGTGCTGATGGTGGAAGGCGGCCGCATCGACCACGCGCTGCACGGCACCAACGCCAAGCGCGCGCTGGAAGACACCATCGCCTTCGACAACGCCATCAAGACCGCGCTGGCCAAGGTGGACCTGAACAACACCCTGATCGTGGTCACCGCGGACCATGACCACACCATGACCATCAACGGCTACGCCAAGCGCGGCAACCCCATCCACGACATCGTGCGCGGCTACGCCGACGGCAAGGAATCCAAGGACGCGGACGGCGCCACTTACACCGCGCTGGTGTTCGGCAACGGCCCCAACCGCAAGGCCAGCCGCGTGTCGGTGGACTCCGCCACCGCGATGGGCGACGACTACCAGCAGGAAACCGGCATCCGCCTGTCCAGCGAAACCCACGGCGGCGGCGACGTGATGCTGATGTCCGGCGGCGCCGGCTCCAAGGGCTTCAAGGGCGTGATGGACAACACCAAGGTGTTCGGCCTGGTGAAAAGCGCGCTGGGCCTGTAA
- a CDS encoding substrate-binding domain-containing protein: MSLAARPGLAGGLPAHSFDRRGSSMRRRAFLLASLGLLAWPRLAAAATKPAVTLVLKSLRNPFFSVMTAGARRHHAQHSGDYQLTIDGVQGETDLAGQIKIVEACIARREQILLITPADSRAIIPALIKAVQSGLLVINLDNKLDDRALASHGVNIPFVGPSNFSGARAVGDYVLRALKPRSKAAIIEGLPGSINAKARSDGYREAIASANMTLAALAWGDWERDAGRAAALKLMKQTPDLAALLCGNDNMAIGAAQAVTELKRDGKVLIGGYDNIPEMAALLASKRIYATADQHPALQAEYAIRLGLESFNKRLTQSEMQSIVRTPVDLVKS, encoded by the coding sequence TTGAGCCTGGCCGCGCGGCCGGGCCTGGCCGGCGGCTTGCCGGCGCATTCATTCGACAGGCGGGGGAGCTCCATGCGGCGGCGCGCGTTTTTACTGGCATCTCTGGGCCTGCTGGCCTGGCCCCGGCTGGCGGCGGCCGCGACGAAGCCCGCGGTGACCCTGGTGCTCAAATCGCTGAGAAACCCCTTCTTCAGCGTGATGACGGCCGGCGCGCGCAGGCACCACGCGCAGCACAGCGGCGACTATCAGCTGACGATAGACGGGGTGCAGGGGGAGACCGATCTGGCCGGGCAGATCAAGATCGTTGAGGCCTGCATCGCCCGCCGCGAGCAGATCCTGCTGATCACGCCAGCGGACTCCCGCGCCATCATCCCGGCGCTGATCAAGGCGGTGCAAAGCGGCCTGTTGGTGATCAATCTGGACAACAAGCTGGATGACCGGGCGCTGGCCAGCCACGGCGTCAACATTCCCTTTGTCGGCCCCAGCAATTTCAGCGGCGCGCGCGCGGTGGGAGACTATGTGCTGCGGGCCTTGAAGCCGCGCAGCAAGGCGGCCATCATCGAGGGCCTGCCCGGCTCCATCAACGCCAAGGCGCGCAGCGACGGTTACCGGGAGGCGATAGCCAGCGCCAATATGACGCTGGCCGCCCTCGCCTGGGGCGATTGGGAGCGGGACGCCGGCCGGGCGGCGGCGCTGAAGCTGATGAAACAGACGCCGGACCTGGCCGCGCTCTTGTGCGGCAACGACAATATGGCGATTGGCGCGGCGCAGGCGGTGACGGAATTGAAGCGGGACGGCAAGGTCTTGATCGGCGGCTACGACAATATCCCGGAGATGGCCGCGCTGCTGGCGTCCAAGCGCATTTACGCCACCGCGGACCAGCACCCGGCCTTGCAGGCGGAGTACGCCATCCGCCTGGGGCTGGAATCCTTCAACAAGCGGCTGACGCAAAGCGAGATGCAGAGCATTGTGCGCACGCCGGTGGATCTGGTGAAGTCTTGA
- a CDS encoding GNAT family N-acetyltransferase: MSSTIRPAVRADIAALFDIRTSVRQNHLSIEQLADLGITPETIAETIAAAPCAWIAEQDGQPAGFAMADLDAGEVFALFIKPAFEGLGLGRQLLSQAEAALFKRHPVIRLTTDGDAAIRANGFYQRQGWRQAGPAEGGDLLYEKRREG, translated from the coding sequence ATGAGTTCCACCATCCGTCCGGCCGTCCGCGCCGACATCGCCGCGCTGTTCGACATCCGCACCAGCGTCCGGCAAAACCATCTTTCCATCGAGCAACTGGCCGACCTGGGCATCACGCCCGAGACCATCGCCGAAACCATCGCCGCCGCGCCCTGCGCCTGGATCGCGGAGCAGGACGGCCAGCCGGCCGGCTTCGCCATGGCGGACCTGGACGCCGGCGAAGTGTTCGCCTTGTTCATCAAGCCGGCGTTCGAGGGCCTGGGCCTGGGCCGGCAACTGCTGAGCCAGGCCGAGGCCGCGCTGTTTAAACGCCATCCGGTGATCCGGCTGACGACCGACGGCGACGCGGCCATCCGCGCCAACGGCTTTTACCAGCGTCAGGGCTGGCGGCAGGCCGGCCCGGCCGAGGGCGGGGACCTGTTGTACGAAAAGCGGCGCGAGGGCTGA
- the tssA gene encoding type VI secretion system protein TssA: MSAMSRLETLLQPIAADNPGGEPLRYAPEYDQLRELRREDDPSLPAGIWESDLKRADWSGVERLASALLAERSKDLMVAGWLGESWLHLLGLPGLEAALALSAQCCEQYWDSLHPLPQQDDLSFRTGPLEWLAKTYAATLAAQVPLLNAPPPQERQPLTLRQWQDLNRRLLAGGDEGKLEREQARHEQQKLNDWVRALPPAALEESRGALARSRQWLARLQSWCDERMGADAPSYAPLSQTLEQAAQALQELAVLHPGPPPEPEAAAVDQAETAAPPALAEAGHGAPPPASAPVFAQREPQGREDAYRQLRGIADYLARTEPHSPVPYLIYRAVEWGEKPLRELLAELIDSDAEARRLWSLLGVLP; the protein is encoded by the coding sequence ATGAGCGCCATGTCGCGTCTGGAAACCCTGTTGCAACCCATCGCCGCGGACAATCCCGGCGGCGAGCCGCTGCGCTACGCGCCGGAATACGACCAACTGCGCGAACTGCGGCGCGAGGACGATCCCAGCCTGCCCGCCGGCATCTGGGAAAGCGATTTGAAACGCGCGGACTGGTCCGGCGTGGAGCGCCTCGCCTCCGCGCTGCTGGCCGAGCGCAGCAAGGATTTGATGGTGGCCGGCTGGCTGGGGGAATCCTGGCTGCACCTGCTGGGCCTGCCCGGCCTGGAAGCGGCGCTGGCGTTGAGCGCGCAGTGCTGCGAGCAGTATTGGGACAGCCTGCACCCCTTGCCGCAGCAAGACGATCTGAGCTTTCGCACCGGCCCGCTGGAATGGCTGGCCAAAACCTACGCCGCCACGCTGGCGGCCCAGGTGCCCTTGCTGAACGCGCCGCCGCCGCAGGAGCGGCAGCCGCTGACCCTGCGGCAGTGGCAGGACCTCAACCGCCGGCTGCTGGCCGGCGGCGACGAGGGCAAGCTGGAGCGTGAACAGGCGCGCCACGAGCAGCAGAAGCTGAACGACTGGGTGCGCGCGCTGCCGCCGGCCGCGCTGGAGGAGAGCCGCGGCGCGCTGGCGCGCAGCCGGCAATGGCTGGCGCGGCTGCAGAGCTGGTGCGACGAGCGCATGGGCGCGGACGCGCCGTCCTACGCGCCCTTGAGCCAGACGCTGGAGCAGGCGGCGCAAGCCTTGCAGGAGCTGGCCGTCCTGCATCCCGGCCCGCCGCCGGAGCCGGAAGCCGCCGCCGTCGACCAGGCCGAAACCGCCGCGCCGCCGGCCCTGGCCGAAGCCGGCCACGGCGCGCCGCCGCCGGCGTCCGCGCCCGTTTTCGCCCAGCGCGAGCCGCAGGGGCGGGAGGACGCTTACCGCCAGTTGCGCGGCATCGCCGATTATCTGGCGCGCACCGAGCCGCACAGCCCGGTGCCCTATCTGATCTACCGCGCGGTGGAGTGGGGGGAGAAGCCATTGCGGGAGCTGCTGGCGGAGCTGATAGACAGCGACGCCGAGGCGCGGCGGTTGTGGTCCCTGCTGGGGGTGTTGCCTTAG
- a CDS encoding glycoside hydrolase family 16 protein — protein MKSKMAAAAAITALLSGGAAAANWQLAWQDEFNGAALDGAKWRLESGPGPWGLHELQYYTAGDNVAVRDGALHIAARRQAYGGRDYTSARLRSQAAWRYGRIEARIKLPYGQGMFPAFWMLNQRWDQPAHYGEIDILEMVGSEAGAENATVWGSAHRPKPGAPAGTVQTASASYVTPDLGWFNDRFHDFAVEWSPAAIRYFVDGQLYQTVTMKTDGGDGWSALQEPAFIVLNLAVGGDWAGAPDASTRWPQEMVVDYVRVYRDAAEPAARRRAPASAASPLR, from the coding sequence ATGAAAAGCAAGATGGCGGCAGCCGCCGCGATTACGGCGCTGCTGAGCGGCGGCGCAGCCGCGGCCAATTGGCAGTTGGCGTGGCAGGACGAATTCAACGGCGCGGCGCTGGACGGCGCCAAATGGCGGCTGGAATCCGGCCCCGGCCCGTGGGGCCTGCATGAGCTGCAGTACTACACCGCCGGGGACAATGTGGCCGTGCGCGACGGCGCGCTGCATATCGCCGCGCGGCGGCAGGCTTACGGCGGCCGCGACTATACCTCGGCGCGCCTGCGCAGCCAGGCCGCCTGGCGCTACGGCCGGATCGAGGCGCGCATCAAGCTGCCTTACGGCCAGGGCATGTTTCCGGCGTTCTGGATGCTGAACCAGCGCTGGGATCAGCCCGCGCATTACGGCGAGATCGACATCCTGGAAATGGTGGGCAGCGAGGCCGGCGCGGAAAACGCCACCGTCTGGGGCAGCGCGCACCGGCCCAAGCCCGGCGCGCCGGCCGGGACGGTGCAAACGGCGTCGGCCTCCTATGTCACGCCGGATCTGGGCTGGTTCAACGACCGTTTCCACGATTTCGCCGTGGAGTGGTCGCCGGCGGCGATCCGCTACTTCGTCGACGGCCAACTCTATCAGACCGTGACGATGAAAACCGACGGCGGCGACGGCTGGAGCGCCTTGCAAGAACCGGCCTTCATCGTGCTGAATCTGGCGGTGGGCGGGGATTGGGCCGGCGCGCCGGACGCGTCCACGCGCTGGCCGCAGGAGATGGTGGTGGACTATGTGCGGGTGTACCGGGACGCCGCCGAACCCGCCGCGCGCCGTCGGGCGCCGGCGTCGGCCGCCTCGCCGCTGCGTTGA
- a CDS encoding LysE family translocator: MSFATLLLYIVAVSAVMITPGPSMLLALNNGASHGMRIASYGFAGAVLSDLLLIAAVGCGLGALLQASEQLFSIVKWGGAAYLVYLAWMMWRAPTQALAASAQSGEASGRGTFLRSLVVGLSNPKGLLFFTAFLPQFIRQDQPAVPQYMILAVVTASVDCVMMFIYAYGGRHAMRTFSARVMGWINRSCAGMLAVLAIGLSLYRRSDMS; this comes from the coding sequence ATGAGTTTCGCCACCTTATTGCTGTACATCGTCGCCGTCAGCGCCGTGATGATCACCCCCGGTCCGTCCATGCTGCTGGCGCTCAACAACGGCGCCAGCCACGGCATGCGCATCGCCAGCTACGGCTTTGCCGGCGCGGTGCTGTCCGATCTGCTGCTGATCGCCGCCGTGGGCTGCGGCCTGGGCGCCTTGCTGCAAGCGTCGGAACAACTGTTTTCCATCGTCAAATGGGGCGGCGCCGCCTATCTGGTCTACCTGGCCTGGATGATGTGGCGCGCGCCCACCCAGGCGCTGGCCGCCAGCGCCCAGAGCGGCGAGGCCAGCGGCCGCGGCACGTTTTTGCGTTCCCTGGTGGTGGGCCTGTCCAATCCCAAGGGCCTGTTGTTCTTCACCGCCTTCCTGCCGCAGTTCATCCGCCAGGACCAGCCGGCGGTGCCGCAATACATGATTCTGGCCGTGGTCACCGCCAGCGTGGACTGCGTGATGATGTTCATCTACGCCTACGGCGGCCGCCACGCGATGCGCACCTTCTCCGCCCGCGTGATGGGCTGGATCAATCGCAGCTGCGCCGGCATGCTGGCGGTGCTGGCCATCGGCCTCAGCCTGTACCGCCGCAGCGATATGAGCTGA